DNA from Candidatus Rokuibacteriota bacterium:
ACGCTGCGCCAGGCTGACGCGGTGATCGTGCCCTCGGGCTTCCTCGAGGCCGTGTTCAGCAGGCGCGGCATCGCCGTGCACATCGTTCCCAATGTGATCGATCTCCACCGGTTCAGGCCCGCGTCGCCGCGCCCAGCCGGCCCTGCCCCGCACGTCGTCGTCGCCCGGAACCTCGAGGCCATCTACGACATCCCCACCGCCCTGCGCGCCTTCGCCACGCTCCGCACGGCCTTCCCCGGAGCCCGGCTCAGCGTGGCGGGCTCGGGCCCGCTCCGCAGCCAGCTCAGGGACCTGGCCCGTGACCTCGGCATCGCCGCCGCCGTGACCTTCACGGGCCGCCTCGACAACGCACGCATGGCGGGTCTCTACGCGGGCGCGGACCTCGTGCTCAACCCGAGCCGCGCGGACAACATGCCGATCTCGATCCTCGAGGCCCTGGCCTCGGGCGTTCCCGTGGTGAGCACGAATGTCGGCGGCGTGCCGTTCCTCGTGGAGGACGGCCGCACGGCCCTGCTCGTCCCCCCCGGCGACCCTCAGGCGATGGCCGCATCCACCATGCGGATCCTCGGGGAACCCGCCCTCGCCGCCTCCCTCCGCGGGGCCGGTCTCGAGGCCATCCAGCACTATGCGTGGCCCGCGGTGCGCGAGCGGCTGCTCGCCGTCTACGGGCTCGCCCGCTCAGAGCCGCCGCTGGACGCTGCGCGCCCCGCTCCCCGCTACACTGCGTTGAACAGCTGAGAACAGACCGGAGGCGATGGAGCGAGTGAGCACCGACACCCTGAGGGCCCGGGGTATTGCGTTCTACTACCTCGTGGCCCGGGCGGAGGCGACCTGGCCCGCGTCTCACCACGGCTTCGATCCCCTCGTCACGGCGGACCTACCGTCGCTCAGGCCGTGGGCTCCGTGGTGGCATCCGATCGGGAACATGCGATGGAGGTGGAGCCGGTGGCGCCGGCTCCCCACGGTCTATCGCTACGAGGACGTGGAAGCCGACCTGTTGCCGCCCCGGCGACCGGGGGTGCGCAGCCACCCCTGCCTGCTCCCGAACTGGGACAACACCCCCCGGAGCGCGGCCAATGGGCTCTAGAGTTTCGCTGGACACCTCACTGGGGGCATGATGGTCCTCCAGGGAGGTGGGCATGAGCAAGCGCAAGAGAGATAGGAAGGCCGGGGCGGGCGCGGCAGTGGCCACGCGCGGGGCCGGCGGCCGGGAGCCCGGGCGCTTCTCGGCGCGGCGGAAGGTCGAGACGCTCCTCCGGCTGCTCCCGGGCGAGGCGCTCGACAACGTGACGCGGGAGCTCGGGGTGACGGCAGCGACGCTGGCGCAGTGGCGGTTCCTGGCGGGTGGCCAGGCGGCGTTGAAGAGCCGGCCGGCCGACGAGCGGGACGAGGAGATCCAGCGGCTGCGGGCCAAGGTCGGGGAGATCACGATGAACAACGAGCTGCTCCTGGACCGGTGCCATCGGCTGGAGGGCGGCCTCCCTTTGGCGTCGCGGAGGCGGGGCGAACGAGCCAGGCCTGCCCCCCCCCACGCAGCAGGTCTACGGTCTGGCGCGGGTGTGCCGGGTGTGGGAGGTGGCGCGCTCGACGGTGTACGCCGCGAAGAGCCGGGCGGCGGAGCCGGCCCGGGCCCCGCAGCGGCGCGGGCCGAAGCCGCGCTGGAGCGGCGAGATCCTGCTGACCGAGATCCGGGCGGTACTGGCGGCAGCGGGGTTTCTGGGGGAGGGGCACCGTAAGGTCTGGGCGCGGCGGCGGTGGCACGGGGTGCGGACCTCGAAGGCCCGGGTGTTGCGCCTGATGCGCGAGGCGCACCTGCTGGCGCCTACGCGCGTGGGGCACACCCATGGGCCGAAGGCGCACGACGGCACGATCACCACGGAGCAGCCGGTCAGATGTGGGGGATGGATGCGACGAGCTGTCTGACGCGGGAGGGACGGCCACGGTCTTCGTGGTCGTGGATCACTGCGCGGCCGAGTGCATCGGGCTGCACGCGGCCAAGCCTGGGACGCGCTTCGAGGCGGTGGAGCCGCTGCGGCAAGGGGTCCACGCCCTCTTCGGGGGGCTACGAGACCGGGATCGCCCGCGGGGCTACTGGCCCGGCACGATCACGGCAGCCAGTATGTCAGTGACTACTTTCATCCGCACGCTCAAGGAGCAACTGCTCTGGGTGCGCACGTTCGACACCGTTGAGGAGTTGCGAGTGGCCCTGCTCGAGTTCAAGGACCGGTACAACCGCGAGTGGCTCTGCGAACGCCATGGGCATCAGACGCCGGCGCAGGTGCGCGCGGCTCTTGGAGCGGGCGGCGTGAGGGCGATCTGCCGGCCCGGCGGCCAAGGCGAGGGCCGTAGAGGCTCCGAGCGAGTGAGTTATCGGTGATCTCCGTCGTGTTCTCGACACGGAACGGCGTGCGGACGCTGGTGCGCACGTGCGACGCGCTCTGCAGGGTGGACGCACCAAGCGGAGGGTGGGAGCTCATAGCCGTCGACAACGCCAGCACCGACGACACGGCCGCGGTGCTGGCCCGATATCGGACCCGACTGCCACTCACCGTGCTGTCGTGCCCGACGCCAGGGAAGAACATTGCCCTGAATCTGGCGCTCGCACACGTCAAAGGCGACCTCGTC
Protein-coding regions in this window:
- a CDS encoding glycosyltransferase family 4 protein produces the protein MGFSDLRLVLVGPLPPPSGGMANQTEQLARLLQEEGSHVRLVATNAPYRPAWIGRLRGVRALWRLGAYRRALRRALPGAGLVHVMANSGWAWHLRAAPAIRAARRAGVPVVVNYRGGEAEVFFARSFRWVEPTLRQADAVIVPSGFLEAVFSRRGIAVHIVPNVIDLHRFRPASPRPAGPAPHVVVARNLEAIYDIPTALRAFATLRTAFPGARLSVAGSGPLRSQLRDLARDLGIAAAVTFTGRLDNARMAGLYAGADLVLNPSRADNMPISILEALASGVPVVSTNVGGVPFLVEDGRTALLVPPGDPQAMAASTMRILGEPALAASLRGAGLEAIQHYAWPAVRERLLAVYGLARSEPPLDAARPAPRYTALNS